The genomic window ctcctttttattGCTGTAGgacttcctgttctgcctctgaGGCAGCATGGGGCACTAGAAagaggagtcagaaaacctgggtttgaagccCAGCTTTGCCACATACTAATTGTGTTaccatgggcaggtcacttcacctttcAGAGACTGTTTCCCCAtgcataaaatgaggggattggagaTGACCTTTAAAGGTCATTTGGCTTAATTTAGCACACGTTATTTTACAGTGTTATCTTTTTTATGGGTATGTCTCCCCAGCTAAATTGTCAGCCTGTTAAAGGCAAAACCCCCATCTCACCCTTCATTGCATCCCTAGTGATTGATATGTGgttaatacatatttaataatgAAAGTGAAAACAGGATTTGTCAAGACTGTCCCTCCTATTCCTAGACCCAGGGTCCAGCCTCACCACTAGGGCCCGGATTCGGATGCTGTCCTTTTCACTTCGCTTGTAGAGGTCCTTAAGAAGGGAAACACCATTGGCAGTAATGAATGAAGCACGCTTGGCCTTCCCAGCTGCGTAGATCAATGCCTCCACAGCTACCAGCTgttctgcctcattttctgagGCACACAGAGCAATCACACTCTCCATAACACCACTCAGTTCCAGGGCTCGGTTGCCAGCTTCACAAGGGCCCTGCAGGAGGCAGGACACTGTCTGAATAGCCCGTAGCTTCCCAGCCAGCCCTCGACCCTCGAACCAGCTCCTGGGAAAAACAGATCCGATGGTCATGCCTGCAGTAGGGTGCTCTCATATTGTTATCCCTCCCTGGTTAATCGTCCAGATTACTTCTTCATTATGAAGCTCCCCAGATAATAGGACCCATGAATAGTAAAAGAGACAATGGGAATGGGAAAGAACCACATCATTCTGGCTCTAACTGCCATGGCTTAGTCCTCTAAGAATTTAAGTCAGTAAGACTATCCATTTTAGAcataaaactgaggcacaaaagatAAACAGTACTTTCTGAAGTCAGGAACTTCTCTGGCATGAAGTTATGGTGGCACAGGGAACTGAACCTGGGGTTATTTTCTAGACCTCACTATCCTTTTCCAAAGCTGCTCTACTTGCTGAAAACCCTTCCCTGATGGTTCTTGCTCTGGGGactaggttttttgttttattttgcaagaCACTGAAAGCTGAAGTTTGTGACTGTTTTCTTACTTGATGTAACTTTCACAGAGTCGGTGGAAATTTTCCCTCTCTGCATCACACTTCAGATCATCAAAGAGCTTATTAAGGAGAACGGAGGCACTCATCCGGCTATTTTCTGTCACAGCAATATCTCCAGGAGGTTCCTGAACTGAACCTCCCACTTCCAGGATCTTTTTTAAACCTGAAAAGACACTTTTACTTAGATACAATCACTGATTGTATAAGGTCAAGAGGAACAGATTTTCATGTAGGAAGCTGGAGAGGCACAAACTTTTCAGGAAGGAATGCTGCACAGGTCTGGGGACACACAGACTGGTAGGAATTGTGGCAAAGCCAGCCATAGACAGGAAAATCAGCAATTGGATTTCCATTAATACAACTGAACATGATTATTTCAAGTTCCCCATAACCCAGCTACTTTCTACCTTCTTGGTCTTCTTCTACTTTATTTCCTTATACACACTCTATGGTCCAGAGTCCAGCAATGCTGGCCTACTCGAACACTCCATCTCTgatctctggctgtcccccaccttcctcacctctgcttcttagtttccttcaagactcacccACAATTCCACTTTCTGAACAAGGCATTTTCCAGATGCCTCAGCCACTCAGAGAGaattttccatttactttgtaCATACCTCGTGTGTGCTTAGtaatttacatgttgtttccccccatCTGGACTTGAGTTCCTTGGGAActgggactgttttttgcttttctttatatttctctcccttagcaaagtgcctggtacatggtaagcttgtaataaatgcttgttgcctgactaaataaagtacaaaatattcatagcagcacttaaAATTTAACTATTATTGACGTCTTTTGTCGTCATTTCTGAAAGATtgatccttccttctcttctcctctccaaactaagctcttgtaacaaagaacaaaaaaacccaaaaaagcagttcagcaaactAACATATCAAATGAATCTGACAGCATATGCCACACTCTACAACCACGATCGTCTcctaatttctgccaagaaaggaaagagggacatttcctttcccttctccgtAGACCAGCTGGGTTACTAAAATTACACCGTGTTAATCTTGGGGAtccttgttctttctatttacattgtcaTAGTCACTgcatagtagcactttttgtggcagcaatGAACTAGAAACAAgctagatgcccatcaactggcgAATGGCtaacaaactgtgatatatgaatgggATGGATATGactgtgccacaagaaatgatgaattgaaaaattcagagaagcataataaaacattttaactGATAtagagaggagaaccaggaaaccaatatatataatgtaaatggagagatttttaaaaaaagaaatgaaaggttaTGTAATTTTGAGGAGCAGGTTTGGCCCTAAAGAACTTCCTTCTTTACAGAGGTGGGGGTCTATAAGTGTGGTTCACCGCACATGCTGTCAGAGTTGGAGTTGCTTACTTTTGTTGAACAGTATTATTGCCTCCATCCCTCCACCcccttttaaattcttcattaTGAGGAATGGCATATATTCGAAAATGAAGGCAATGtaagaacaaaataataataattttttccaATAAAAACACATCATTTTATAAATTCAAGTTACTATTATTACAGGTAATAAACAGCTCCCAGTTAGACACAGATTAAGAGAGAATGTCAGCTGAGCTTACTTAACATAAGTAAAAGGACAGAGCACACACAGACTCTCCAAGAGTCTTCCCTAAATTTGAATCTCTTACCTTGGTCAATGACCCAAAGAGTAAGGCTATTGTTGGGATCTCGAAGTGACTTCCGAGGAACCACTTTAATCAGGAGTGTTAGGGCATTATCTCGACCTTGGGCAGAAACACCCACTTCAGTCAGTAACTCCAAAAGGTTACTGATCAATAACTTCAGTTCCCTAGAAGGatctgcaaagacaaaaatatttcatgGCAACCTAGCAATCAATGTGAATGCCAGGCTTACCAACAACCTAGAGGAGGGGTTAaggggaagaaggcagagaaaagaaaCTAATAGAGTAAAATGTTTGTTGTTTAGATCTGGATAGACCTCCACATCTGATAAGGGGCTTTGTCCCTCCCAGAGCACTCTTATTCAATTCTCAAGTTCCCTTGCTGCTTAGGATGCCAAAGCAATGTGTTACAATTAGGACATAACTATAAGCATATCTGTACTATCAAGGAGATTCTTTATATGATCCATAACAATGAAGCATCATGAGAAGGAAGTCCCAATAAAAACTGGTTGACTCACCTACAATGATAGCACCTTCCTTCCCTCGGAAACCCTTCTTTACTCCTTCCTTGAGAGCATCAAACATGACCTGCAGTAGGTGGCAGGTAGCAAGGGACACTGACTGGTTCTTGACCCCAAGCATGGCTACTACTCGACGAGTGCCCAGCACACTTAGGGTTGCTACTGTCTGTGGTAGAAGAAACAAGCACTTCAACTCGGGAACCATCCTTATATATAGTCCTTACTATGAGAGGTTATCAGAGGTCAAGAAACTCTGGAAAAGATCAGGTCTAAGTGAAAAACAAAGTGGGAGAGTTGGTCTGAGTGTAATGCTACTGAAATAATGTCAAGATTATCCCGTAGTTATAGCTTCTCAAAGAAAATATTCCAGGGCAGTTCCATAAGGGTTCATTGTTACTCCACTCCACGAAGGTTTCCCTGGTTCCCAAACATTTGGTTCAGTTTATTTCTTCCCAAGAATGCTATGCAACAACCTAGCAAAAACTATTCAGATGAATGCCAGGCCAAAAAATGCCTAGTTTACTTCTTATCTCAATCGCCAAAATTCCAAAATAGCCCTGGAGATCTGGATTTAGATCAGGGAAGATCTCTCCAGTCCCAAGAGGTGTACTCTGGTGCTGGATGAGCCTACCAAAGTTGAAGTGGGGACAGGGGAAGTTCTTATAACTCGTATCTTAGAATGCATTCGAAGCTGAGATAGAGGAACAGAGTTCAAGTTTGTCCTATTGGCTTGTTCTAGGGAATACATCAACCTATCTCCCTTCTCAGTGCCATCTGAATATTCAGGAGAGCCGTTTGATGAAGTGAAGTGGCTAGCTTAGTCCTGCATAATTCAATAATCTCTCCATACTTACCCGTGACTGGTGCTCAGAGCATATTCCAACCAACGTGCGTAGAGCTGCCAACATCAAGTCTGTCTCTCCTGTGTCTAGAAGGCGTTGTAAGAGCTGGACCCCATTACTCTGGAAGATTCTCTCAGCCCCGGCATCTTCTCGTGCTAGTACCACAAGATTCTGAGAAGCCTACAGCAAAGGAAAAAGTGTTCAAAATTTAGTCAAGGGATCCAATCAGCCCATAAATAACCACAAGCCAGAAGCAGTATTGGAAGCACTAGACTAGGAGTGGGGACACCTGGGCTGTAGCCTCTATCGACATCAAACTCTACAGACCAACCAGGAGGTCATATCCTCCCTTGAACTAAGGCAAGGATATTAACAGAAAGATGCCTTCCTTGTAGCCCTCCATAGCTGAAATCTCCAGCCTTTCCAACATAGCTCTTGTTCTCTAGGTATTTTTCTCTCTACCTATATCTGACAAATACATGTTATGCCCCCTTTTACATCAGATGATTGAGGATGGAAGTTgctgaagagattaaaaaattttaatttactaTTTTGGATTCTAAAAAAGAACCCATTATCTCCTTTGGGAAAGATCCAAAGGATACTCAAACCAAAGGCCCAGTAATAATCTCTGTCCTCAACCCCACTGTGACAAACCAGATCATAAAGAGACATGTAGCAGTGAACCAATTTACCTAGAATCAGACACTGGAAAGGGACAGACCCCAAGAACTAAAATCTACTTTAAAGTTCAAGCTACCAGTTATCCAAATGTCTTAAGAAGCAACATCCAGATGTGAAAAACACCCAGGGCAAACTCtagagtgaaaagagcactggaagTGTTTTATTCCAATATTGACTACACTAGGTCTGTACCTTCTGTTTTTTTTCAGTGCCTTTCTCTTCTGGATCCAGTAAAATCTGGAACATCTGATCCACTTTAGCATCTGTGGAGGACATGTACCGAACCtgggaaaaacaaaaaggcaCACAGAAAATCACTGTTTCAGAGTTCCTGGATAAAAGCAGTATTTCCCTATTTCTTCCCCCAATCCAGTATCCTTCAATCCCTGCCTTTAAGTAGCAAATACAGGTAACATATGTAAGCATCTCCAGCCCTAGGAATGGCAGTCAAGTTAAACTGGTTCTTTAGCTAAGAAAATGTTTCCCTAACAGACCATCTCAGACATTAAAGGGTCTTATTTTCCTTATAAGCCACACATCCTACTACAGTAATAGCTTCGAGTATGGATGCTGAAGTAGGGAGTTATTGACAGGAAGATTATTGTTTAGTTCTCTAGCAACCACACCCATGTGTGGCAAAGTCTAGTAGTAGTAAAATCATTACCTacagtatatatttataaaggATGCTGGAAGAAGAACTATAACCTGGACCTctaaaaaaagagatgagtatAGGTATAGATATGTCACTACAAAATACCTCCTTAACTTTGATCATTTATGTTGTCTtgttttttcatttgcatctATGAGAGAAGCTCTAGTCCTGGGCTACTTCCCTATGATAGCCTTCCTTCTGCCATGATCTTTGCAACGGGAACGAAAGAACAAAACCAGCAACAAGGAGATAATAATCAAGATTAAGCCAGAAGACAGGAAAAGAGCACCCAGGTGTCCCTGAAGAATTCAAGTCATCTGACCTGGATGAACTACCCACTTGGGTAACGTGGGTAACTGGGATAACTAAATCATTGTCAGTAAAATTTGATAAGATCatggaaaaggggagaaatacTATAGGTCCAGAGAAGGGATGATAAAAGGTTTGGTAAACCATAGGCTAGTAAGTTCAACTTTTAATGCTGGGAAAATTTTGTAATAGATCATTAACATAAGATGACGTGAATGTCTAACCCAGGAAGCAGTGATTACAACGAGCATAGCTTCATCGAGGATAAGTCATACTAGATCACCCTTATTTCCTTTTACCAGGGTTATTAAACTGGCAGATCAAAGCAGTGCTACAGATCtaatttatctagattttagcaagTATATGCTAAGTATTCCACACTGTTCTTGTGGAAAAACATGAAGAATTGTGGTTTAGATGGCAATATAATTAAATCTAGAAATACTGGAGAAGcagtatggcacagtggataaaaagcTGGTCTTAAAaacaggaagatccaagttcgtTACTTACCTCTGACaaactggctgtatgaccctgggcaagtcacaaccactCAGTGTTcgaggcaactctctaagactgtaagttgcagagaaggtggtgACTGGCATTAGTAGATAAgagtttcctatatcaatgaaatcatggtccagtccctatccctaccCTATTCAGAACACAAAAAGTCACCTTTAATGATCTGATGTCACCTTGACAGGAAGTTTCCAGTGGACAGCCCCAGAAATTATGACCCTGTTCTAGTTAATGCTTTTATCAATGTATTGGCTTAAAGGTATAGACAGCATGTTCATCAAATTTACATATGACACAAAGCTAGCTGTGATAACTAACACAATGGATAACAAATTCAGGATCCAGAGATGTAGAGCATTGgactaaatctaataagatgtaATTCAATGAAGATGAATGTACATTCTTACAATTAAgttaaaaatcaacttcacaagtacaataCGGGGAGGCATGGTTAGATAGTAGTTTGTATAATAAATATAGGGGGAATCTGATATAATGAAAGCTCAAAATAAGTTAGCAGCCTCAAAACTGAATGTGAATGTGGGCAACATTAAATGAGGTATAATTTACTAGAATAAGAAGGTAAGAGTCTTTCCATACCCTGAACTCATCAAACCATAAAATGTGGAGTATTCAGTTTACGGAGGCTATAGCTTAAAATGAATATTGATAAACTATTGAGCATTTCAGTCCAGATGAGGGCAATAAGGAAGGTGAAAGACCTTCATTCTATGCTATAGAAAGGAACTAGGGATATGTAGCTTAAAGAGAAGATTGGGGGGGAGTgtacatgatagctgtcttcaactatttgaagggctatcaagTGGAAGGATGGGATTTCTTCTGACAGTAGAATGAGGAGCAATGGATGAAAATTGCAAAAAGTGGCAAATTTATATTTGttggaaaaaacttcctaaaaatcagacctgtccaaaagtggaatgggctgcctcaggaagtgGTAGGAACTTTCTCCTTAAAGGTCTTCAAGCATAAGTTGAATGcccacttgtcaggtatgttataCAAGGAATTAAATGGATGCTGAGGTTCCTTCccactttaaaattctatgattctgtcagTCTAATAATCAAGAATTCACTGAAAAGTTATGGAGTATCAAATATACAGAAGACACCGCATTTGGCATTGCAAGGCCTATAGCAGACACTCTCTGCTCTCTTGCAGTTTATAGTCTATGAGAGGCTATAAGATGAGTATAGTAATAATTATGATGCAATACCTTTTCATCCTTAAAAATTCAGAACCACCTTGGTGACTCATGTTCAGTTTCTGGTTCACTCTGACCCCCAGATCCTTCATTTCCAGCCATTTTCCCATCTATATTTATTAACATACCTTCTCTTGAATGTGGCCCCCTAGATTCCGGAGGGCCTCCTGGAAGACTTTGTTCTTGGGTTCCAGGCTTACACACCTCTGCAAGTCAAGGATGGCTTGATCAAGGCGGCCCAGTTTCTCCAGTGCTTGGCTCCTTCGAAAAAGTGCTTTCACATCCCCACCGTCGGTTGCAATGGCTGAGCACAAATAGGAGTTGTGTCAGCACTCAGGAGGTCACCATCTCCAGAGTAGAGCATCAAGGAAAGATCTCAAGGGCCAGAAGTAGAAGGGGACTGATGCAGGGTGTAGCACTTCAGCATCAGAAAAGGTGAGGTAGCTGCAGAAAAGGAAATGCCCCAGGaagtggggaagagagaagacaggtGTGGCCCTAGGAGAGGAGAAAACCTTGTGACCAGTGCCTGTCCCAGCAGAAAAATGAATGTTTCCTATGAAAAATTTCACAACCTGAGAGTAAAGACCAATTTCCCCTACCTTTGGATGCATCCGCTTCAGCTGCAGAATAATCTTCctatagaagagagaaaaatgagatcGCTAATTTCAATTTCTTAGATGGAAAAAAAACAGGTGCTAGCTAAACTGCGGGTGCTGGAGGTGTGTTGCAAGGGACAACTTTCTGCTTTATCTTTGACTAGACAACCATGATAGTGCCGTCTACAATAGGAGCggatttctgagcctcagtttttggATATTACAAACCGAGAATGGACTTGACTGGACCCGGAGATGGGCAGACAGGCAGACAACTGACCAGAGAGTTCTCTAGGCAGTCCCTCAAAATCTGAAGGTGAGACCCTCAAACTCGAAGCTTGGTGTACTGGATCGGCAGCCAAGGGCAGCTGAGCTCTGGTTTCAGCTCTGGGATCTTGGTCAGATTTTTCCcacttctctgggtcttggtttcttcatctttagaGATGAAAGGACTGGATTTCGGGCTCTACCAGAGCCCTGCCAGCTCCAGGACTTTCCCAGCTCGATTCACAAATTCATTTTTCTGCTCGGAGACTCAGAGGTGGCAGCCCCCTCCCTAGTCCACCCAGGACCGCAGGAGGTAGAGCTGGCCGGGGCTTCCCAAGTGGTCAAGGGGCGTCTCCGGGTCTCCTTACTTGGAAGGTTATTTCCAGCTTAGCCCAGACGGAGCTTGTTGGCACTGGGCTGTTCGCACCGTGCTTCCCCCCCGCTCACCCCCCAAGCTCCGTGCCCGGCGCCCGGCGGGCCCTCGTCCCCCGGCCCCAGCCCCCGGGCCGCCCCCTGCGGCACTCAGTAGGACGTCACTCACCAGCTTGAGGTGGCAGGCGGCCCGGTTCCGATGCAGGACGGCCCGCTCCTGGGGAGTGCTTGCGAGGCCCAGGGCCTTCGTGTAGGAGGACAGGGCTCCCGAGAAGTCCCCGTCCTTGAACAGCTCATTGCCTTCCTCCCGCAGCTGCGCCGCCGGGCTCacctggggaggaagaggaggctgggcagcggggggggggggggggggcggggaggggcgcGGGCCACGGGCAGGGGgcccggggggagggggagggctggGCGAGCATGGTCAGGATGGCAGAGTTAGACGTGGGGAAGTGCAGCGGCACCCCAGGACCCTCCTCACTCACCTCGGGGCCTTCCATGGCCCACACAGCGTCAAGGCGTGCTCGCTCGCCCGAATCTGTCAGGAATTCTCGCCCCGCCTCTCTTCGCACGCAGGGGGCGCGCGCGCTCTCCTACGCTGTGGAGCGCGCACGTATAGCCCTCCTGGCCCCCGCCCCGCTCGGTGCACGCAGTGCGTAGGCGCCGGCCCGCGCCCGTCAGGATTCCTCGCCTCGCTCCTCCTCTCTCCGGACGCAGGGGCGCGCACGTACAGGCCGCTCGGGGCGGCTCCGCCCGGTCCACACAGCGCGCAGGCGCAGGAAGCCACGCCTGTCAGAAATCCTCACTCcgcctctcccctccctcacggCCTGCCTCGGCCCCGCCCCG from Notamacropus eugenii isolate mMacEug1 chromosome 1, mMacEug1.pri_v2, whole genome shotgun sequence includes these protein-coding regions:
- the UNC45A gene encoding protein unc-45 homolog A isoform X1, which produces MEGPEVSPAAQLREEGNELFKDGDFSGALSSYTKALGLASTPQERAVLHRNRAACHLKLEDYSAAEADASKAIATDGGDVKALFRRSQALEKLGRLDQAILDLQRCVSLEPKNKVFQEALRNLGGHIQEKVRYMSSTDAKVDQMFQILLDPEEKGTEKKQKASQNLVVLAREDAGAERIFQSNGVQLLQRLLDTGETDLMLAALRTLVGICSEHQSRTVATLSVLGTRRVVAMLGVKNQSVSLATCHLLQVMFDALKEGVKKGFRGKEGAIIVDPSRELKLLISNLLELLTEVGVSAQGRDNALTLLIKVVPRKSLRDPNNSLTLWVIDQGLKKILEVGGSVQEPPGDIAVTENSRMSASVLLNKLFDDLKCDAERENFHRLCESYIKSWFEGRGLAGKLRAIQTVSCLLQGPCEAGNRALELSGVMESVIALCASENEAEQLVAVEALIYAAGKAKRASFITANGVSLLKDLYKRSEKDSIRIRALVGLCKLGSAGGTDFSMKQFAEGSTLKLAKQCRKWLCNDGIDSSTRRWAVEGLAYLTFDADVKEEFVADEAALKAMFQLSKLEDRSVLFAVASTLVNCTNSYEHEEPDPQMLELAKYAKQHVPEQHPKDKPSFIRSRVKKLLTAGVVSALTCMVKNENPVLTNPCRELLSRVFLALVEEAEDRGSVVAQGGGKALLPLALEGTDVGQTKAAQALAKITITSNPEMTFPGERVYEVVRPLVSLLHLNCSGLQNFEALMALTNLAGISERLRQKILKEKAVPMIEGYMFEDHEMIRRAATECMCNMAMSKEVQDLFLAEGNDRLKLLVLYSGEEDELLRRAASGGLAMLTSLLPPLCMRITQVTTHWLEILQALLLSPNLELQHRGAVVVLNMVEASKEIAVKLMESEVLEILSVLAKGEAGPVTRAATACLTKAVEYGLIKPSKEE